A DNA window from Thiopseudomonas alkaliphila contains the following coding sequences:
- a CDS encoding AMP-binding protein, producing the protein MNQSTQDYASAVKNFDFAQTVQNALSGTFEAMNACYECCDRHALPGRIALFQENADGSSSVHTYAELKQQAAQFANYLQAQGVKQGDVVAGLLPRSHELLVTIFGTWRIGAIYQPLFTAFGPKAIEHRLQTSQAKLVVSDANNRSKLSEVEDCPPILTVTAAKGTGLVKGDASFWAEVTQQSTEFEPVLLTAKDPFLLMFTSGTTGLAKPLEVPLKAIVAFQRYMIDAVGLRPEDSFWNVADPGWAYGLYFGITGPMSMGLPILSVDGIFNLDRSLAIAKKYKVNNLAGAPTVFRMMIAAGEKVAHQWQGQLRVVSSAGEPLNPEVIRWFADNLNVKINDHYGQTELGMVLCNHHNLDHPVHMGAAGYASPGHRVVVVDDELNELPVGVPGTLAVDLEQSPMCWFQGYKDMETKAFQGKYYLTGDTTELNEDGSISFVGRSDDVITTSGYRVGPFDVESALLEHPAVVEAAVVGKPDAQRTEIIKAFVMLQEGYKGTPELAEELRVHVRNRLAAHAYPREIEFPEELPKTPSGKVQRFILRHQEVVKYNEQQAAQQASAS; encoded by the coding sequence ATGAATCAGTCGACTCAGGACTACGCCAGCGCCGTAAAAAATTTTGATTTTGCGCAAACGGTACAAAACGCATTGAGTGGTACTTTTGAGGCAATGAATGCCTGTTATGAGTGCTGTGATCGCCATGCTCTGCCAGGACGCATTGCGCTCTTTCAGGAAAATGCCGATGGCAGCTCCAGTGTGCATACCTATGCTGAGCTGAAACAGCAAGCTGCGCAGTTTGCTAACTATCTTCAAGCCCAAGGCGTTAAGCAAGGTGACGTGGTGGCGGGTTTATTACCTCGTAGTCATGAGTTATTGGTGACCATCTTTGGTACCTGGCGTATTGGTGCAATTTATCAGCCCTTATTTACTGCTTTTGGCCCTAAAGCCATTGAGCACCGCTTGCAAACCTCACAAGCTAAATTGGTAGTCAGTGATGCTAATAACCGCAGTAAGCTCAGCGAGGTTGAGGATTGTCCGCCAATTTTAACGGTTACAGCGGCTAAGGGCACTGGCTTGGTAAAAGGTGATGCAAGCTTTTGGGCCGAAGTGACGCAGCAAAGTACAGAGTTTGAGCCTGTACTGTTAACCGCTAAAGATCCATTTTTATTAATGTTTACTTCAGGCACGACCGGCTTAGCTAAGCCATTGGAGGTTCCACTCAAGGCGATTGTGGCTTTTCAGCGCTATATGATTGATGCCGTCGGGTTACGTCCTGAAGACTCGTTTTGGAACGTCGCCGACCCAGGTTGGGCCTATGGTCTGTATTTTGGTATTACCGGTCCAATGTCGATGGGGTTACCCATTTTATCGGTTGATGGCATTTTTAATTTAGATCGCAGTTTAGCCATCGCCAAAAAGTACAAAGTGAATAATCTGGCTGGTGCGCCTACTGTGTTCCGGATGATGATTGCCGCCGGTGAAAAAGTAGCACACCAATGGCAAGGTCAGTTGCGGGTTGTCAGTAGTGCGGGCGAGCCGCTAAACCCTGAAGTGATCCGTTGGTTTGCAGATAATTTAAACGTAAAAATTAATGATCACTATGGGCAAACTGAATTGGGGATGGTGCTGTGTAATCACCACAATTTAGATCACCCAGTACATATGGGAGCGGCAGGTTACGCTTCGCCTGGACATCGTGTGGTGGTGGTGGATGATGAGTTAAATGAGCTGCCGGTCGGAGTACCGGGAACACTTGCGGTGGATTTAGAACAGTCACCCATGTGCTGGTTCCAAGGCTATAAAGACATGGAAACCAAAGCATTCCAAGGTAAGTACTATCTAACGGGGGATACCACCGAGCTCAATGAAGATGGCAGTATTAGTTTTGTTGGTCGTTCGGATGATGTGATTACCACTTCAGGCTATCGGGTTGGCCCATTTGATGTGGAAAGCGCCTTGCTTGAGCATCCGGCGGTAGTTGAAGCAGCAGTAGTAGGTAAGCCTGACGCACAGCGTACAGAAATCATTAAGGCTTTTGTGATGCTGCAAGAGGGCTACAAAGGCACGCCGGAGCTGGCTGAAGAATTACGGGTGCATGTACGTAATCGCTTGGCCGCCCATGCGTATCCACGGGAAATAGAGTTTCCTGAAGAATTGCCAAAAACGCCAAGTGGCAAGGTGCAGCGCTTTATTTTAAGGCACCAAGAAGTGGTTAAATATAACGAACAACAAGCCGCACAACAGGCATCAGCAAGCTAA
- a CDS encoding 3-hydroxyacyl-CoA dehydrogenase, whose product MQLADHTFIITGGASGLGAATAEQLIAGGAQVVLLDINQPAVEDKAQQLGARALGIGCDICSSEQVTAALAQAKQAFGKIHGLINCAGIVGAQRILGRKGPHDLEAFSRVIEINLIGSFNMLRLTAEVMAANEVNAQGERGVVINTASIAAYDGQLGQAAYAASKGAIASLTLPAARELASSGIRVMTIAPGIFETPMMAGMTEEVRASLSADVPFPPRLGKPKEYAALAQHIIENTMLNGEVIRLDGALRMGIK is encoded by the coding sequence ATGCAACTAGCAGACCATACATTTATTATCACTGGCGGCGCTTCAGGGTTGGGCGCTGCCACTGCCGAGCAATTAATTGCTGGCGGAGCCCAGGTAGTTTTACTGGATATTAATCAGCCGGCGGTAGAAGACAAGGCTCAGCAGTTAGGTGCCCGCGCGCTGGGTATTGGTTGTGATATCTGTAGTTCAGAGCAAGTGACAGCGGCCCTAGCTCAAGCTAAGCAAGCATTTGGCAAGATTCATGGCTTAATCAACTGCGCGGGAATTGTTGGTGCACAACGGATTTTGGGGCGTAAAGGCCCCCATGATCTAGAGGCTTTTAGCCGCGTGATTGAGATAAACCTAATAGGTAGTTTTAACATGCTGCGCTTAACCGCTGAGGTGATGGCGGCAAACGAAGTCAATGCTCAAGGCGAGCGAGGTGTGGTGATTAATACGGCTTCGATTGCGGCCTATGACGGCCAGTTGGGGCAAGCAGCCTACGCCGCTTCTAAGGGCGCGATTGCTAGCTTAACGTTGCCCGCTGCTCGTGAATTAGCCAGCAGTGGTATTCGAGTGATGACTATTGCCCCTGGCATATTTGAAACCCCGATGATGGCCGGAATGACCGAAGAGGTGCGAGCGTCATTATCGGCGGATGTCCCTTTTCCACCCCGTTTAGGTAAGCCAAAAGAGTATGCTGCTTTAGCCCAGCACATTATTGAAAACACCATGCTAAATGGTGAGGTCATCCGGTTAGATGGCGCTTTGCGTATGGGAATAAAATAA
- a CDS encoding LysR family transcriptional regulator — MDWDQLRYFLELARAGRLVIAARRMGVDHTTVSRKVQSLEKSLGQSLFLREPDGYKLTEAGRELLPQVEAMESAFVGISQGLPLLGEQLSGQVRIGATEGYSTVLLAAQLSAFSQRYPHLKIDLLALPRAVQLSRNEADIVITLERPERGPFIITRLTDYVLHLYAAKDYLAKHPPITQREQLKNHAFVTYVDDLLFSKELVFLDELVKPLTSSLRSTSVLAQQQAVAAGAGLAILPAFAANQDPRLVRVLADEVTFTRTFWMLMPIELKDIARMRATWNFLREQAAEQQSILMGKV, encoded by the coding sequence ATGGATTGGGATCAGCTGCGTTATTTTTTAGAACTCGCCCGTGCTGGGCGTTTAGTGATTGCCGCGCGCCGCATGGGGGTCGATCACACCACGGTGTCACGGAAGGTACAAAGCTTAGAAAAAAGTTTAGGGCAGAGCTTATTTTTACGAGAGCCCGATGGCTATAAATTAACTGAAGCTGGGCGCGAGCTATTGCCGCAAGTTGAGGCGATGGAGAGTGCCTTTGTTGGCATTTCCCAAGGCTTACCCTTGTTAGGCGAGCAGCTTTCCGGTCAGGTCAGAATTGGTGCCACTGAAGGCTATAGTACGGTATTACTAGCCGCACAATTGTCTGCATTTAGTCAGCGCTATCCGCACTTAAAAATAGATTTGCTGGCGCTTCCCCGTGCTGTGCAGTTGTCACGTAATGAAGCGGATATTGTGATTACGTTGGAGCGTCCCGAGCGAGGGCCTTTTATCATTACTCGACTAACGGACTATGTATTACATCTGTATGCGGCCAAAGACTATTTAGCTAAGCACCCACCGATCACTCAGCGTGAGCAGTTAAAAAATCATGCGTTTGTGACCTATGTGGACGACTTGTTATTTAGTAAAGAGTTAGTGTTTTTAGATGAGTTAGTGAAGCCCTTAACTTCTAGCCTGCGCAGTACCAGTGTGTTAGCTCAGCAGCAAGCGGTGGCGGCGGGGGCGGGATTGGCGATTTTGCCAGCCTTTGCCGCCAATCAAGACCCGCGTTTAGTACGCGTTCTCGCCGATGAAGTGACCTTTACCCGAACCTTCTGGATGCTGATGCCAATTGAGCTAAAAGATATTGCTCGCATGCGCGCTACGTGGAATTTCTTACGTGAGCAAGCGGCTGAGCAACAGTCGATATTAATGGGCAAAGTTTAG
- a CDS encoding CoA-acylating methylmalonate-semialdehyde dehydrogenase, producing MSNSQIPTVKLLINGEFIESKTDQWRDVVNPATQEVLAKVPFATADEINAAVASAKQAFSSWRKTAIGTRARIFLKYQQLIRENMAELAALLTAEQGKTLADAEGDVFRGLEVVEHAAGIGNLQLGELANNVAGGVDTYTLLQPLGVCAGITPFNFPAMIPLWMFPMAIVTGNTFVLKPSEQDPMVTMRLVEMALEAGIPKGVLNVIHGGPDAVNGICDHPDIKAVSFVGSTHVGTHVYNRASLNGKRVQCMMGAKNHAIVMPDANKEQTLNAIAGAAFGAAGQRCMALPVIVLVGESKEWLPELVAKAKTLKVNAGCQAGTDVGPVISPAALARITDLVESGVTEGATLDLDGRNPSVPGFEQGNFIGPTIFSDVSTKMRIYNEEIFGPVLCVLNADTMDQAIEIINQNPNGNGTAIFTRSGAAARRFQEDIDVGQVGINVPIPVPVPIFSFTGSRASKLGDLGPYGKQVVQFYTQTKTVTARWFDEDAEAGALNTTISLK from the coding sequence ATGAGCAATTCACAGATTCCAACGGTTAAACTATTAATTAATGGCGAGTTTATTGAGTCAAAAACTGACCAATGGCGCGATGTCGTTAACCCTGCCACCCAAGAAGTGTTAGCCAAAGTACCTTTTGCTACCGCCGATGAAATCAATGCTGCCGTGGCTAGCGCCAAACAAGCATTTAGCAGCTGGCGTAAAACCGCGATTGGTACCCGTGCTCGTATCTTTCTAAAATATCAGCAGCTGATTCGTGAAAATATGGCTGAACTGGCAGCGCTGCTAACCGCTGAACAAGGCAAAACCCTAGCCGATGCTGAAGGTGATGTTTTCCGTGGCCTAGAAGTGGTAGAGCATGCTGCTGGCATTGGTAATTTGCAGTTGGGCGAACTGGCCAATAACGTGGCTGGCGGCGTAGACACCTACACCCTACTGCAGCCTTTAGGCGTATGTGCAGGGATCACTCCATTTAACTTTCCCGCCATGATTCCGCTGTGGATGTTTCCCATGGCCATTGTTACCGGTAACACCTTTGTCCTCAAACCCTCTGAGCAAGACCCTATGGTGACTATGCGCTTAGTTGAAATGGCACTAGAAGCAGGAATTCCAAAAGGGGTATTAAACGTGATTCATGGTGGCCCTGATGCGGTAAATGGCATCTGTGACCATCCGGATATTAAAGCAGTGTCTTTTGTTGGCTCAACCCATGTTGGCACCCATGTATATAATCGTGCCTCACTCAATGGCAAACGCGTGCAGTGCATGATGGGGGCAAAAAACCATGCCATCGTGATGCCCGATGCCAATAAAGAGCAAACCTTAAACGCTATTGCTGGCGCAGCCTTTGGTGCAGCAGGTCAGCGCTGCATGGCCTTGCCAGTCATTGTTTTAGTCGGTGAGAGTAAAGAGTGGTTGCCAGAATTAGTGGCCAAAGCCAAAACCTTAAAAGTCAATGCAGGCTGCCAAGCTGGCACTGATGTGGGGCCGGTTATCTCTCCTGCCGCTTTAGCGCGAATTACCGATTTGGTTGAGAGCGGCGTTACAGAAGGCGCGACCCTTGATCTCGATGGCCGTAACCCAAGCGTCCCAGGCTTTGAGCAAGGTAACTTTATTGGTCCTACCATCTTCTCTGATGTGAGCACTAAGATGCGCATCTATAACGAAGAGATTTTCGGCCCAGTGCTATGCGTACTCAACGCTGACACCATGGATCAAGCAATCGAAATTATTAACCAAAACCCTAACGGTAATGGTACCGCTATCTTTACTCGCTCAGGCGCTGCTGCACGTCGCTTCCAAGAAGATATCGATGTCGGTCAAGTAGGGATTAACGTGCCTATCCCTGTTCCGGTGCCAATTTTCTCATTCACCGGTTCACGCGCATCCAAACTCGGTGACTTAGGCCCTTACGGCAAACAGGTGGTGCAGTTTTACACCCAGACCAAAACAGTAACGGCCCGCTGGTTTGATGAAGATGCAGAAGCCGGTGCACTCAATACCACCATTAGTCTTAAGTAA
- a CDS encoding acyl-CoA dehydrogenase family protein, producing MQDLDLTEEQRMIRDMARDFAKSELIPNAEQWEKEGWLDQQVLKQMGELGFLGMMVPEEWSGSYIDYTCYALAVEEIARGCAATGAVMSIHNSVGCAPLLRWGTEEQKQQWLPSLATGEIISCFCLTEPQAGSEANNLRTKAVEEGDYWVVNGSKQFVSNAKRAGLAIVFAVTDPDLGKKGLSAFLVPTDTPGFEVERMEHKMGLKASDTCAVSLINCRIPKENMLGPRGKGLALALSGLEGGRLGIAAQALGIARAAFEAALVYSRDRVQFGKPIAEHQSIANMLADMHTQINAARLMVLHAAKLRTAGLPCLSEASQAKLFASEMAERVCSMAIQVHGGYGYLEDYAVERHYRDARITQIYEGTSEVQRMLIARQLADYPL from the coding sequence ATGCAAGACCTTGATCTCACAGAAGAACAACGCATGATTCGGGATATGGCACGTGATTTTGCCAAATCGGAACTGATTCCAAATGCAGAACAATGGGAAAAAGAAGGTTGGCTGGATCAGCAAGTCCTCAAGCAAATGGGAGAGCTAGGCTTTTTAGGCATGATGGTACCTGAAGAGTGGAGTGGTTCCTACATTGACTACACCTGCTACGCCCTAGCAGTTGAAGAAATCGCCCGCGGCTGCGCAGCTACGGGCGCTGTAATGAGTATTCATAACTCCGTAGGCTGCGCGCCTCTTTTGCGCTGGGGCACTGAAGAGCAAAAACAGCAATGGTTACCCAGTTTAGCCACAGGCGAAATTATCAGCTGCTTTTGTTTAACCGAACCACAAGCGGGCTCTGAAGCGAATAACTTACGCACCAAAGCCGTCGAAGAGGGTGATTATTGGGTAGTTAATGGCAGTAAGCAGTTTGTTAGTAACGCCAAACGCGCGGGACTGGCTATTGTGTTTGCCGTCACCGATCCTGATTTAGGCAAAAAAGGCTTATCGGCTTTTTTAGTGCCTACAGATACACCAGGTTTTGAAGTTGAGCGTATGGAGCACAAGATGGGCCTTAAAGCCTCAGACACCTGCGCCGTTAGCTTAATTAACTGCCGTATCCCTAAAGAGAATATGCTCGGACCACGGGGCAAAGGCTTAGCTTTGGCTTTATCAGGCTTAGAAGGTGGTCGTTTAGGCATTGCCGCACAAGCGCTGGGCATTGCCCGCGCAGCTTTTGAAGCAGCTTTAGTATATTCGCGCGATCGCGTGCAGTTTGGAAAACCGATTGCTGAGCACCAAAGCATTGCCAATATGCTGGCAGATATGCACACCCAAATTAATGCCGCCCGCCTCATGGTTTTACATGCCGCTAAATTACGTACTGCTGGCCTGCCCTGCTTAAGTGAAGCGTCACAGGCAAAATTATTTGCCTCTGAGATGGCCGAGCGCGTCTGCTCCATGGCCATTCAAGTCCATGGCGGCTATGGCTATTTAGAAGATTATGCTGTGGAGCGTCACTATCGCGATGCCCGCATCACCCAGATCTATGAAGGAACCAGCGAGGTGCAGCGCATGCTGATTGCCAGACAGCTGGCTGACTATCCTTTGTAG
- a CDS encoding acetyl-CoA C-acyltransferase: MHDDPVVIVSMARTPMGGFQGELKDKTAPELGAAAIKGAVERAQLDPNAIEEVMFGCVLPAGLGQAPARQAALGAGLNKHTVCTTVNKMCGSGMQTVIMAHDALLAGSVKVIVAGGMESMSNAPYLLDKARAGYRMGHGKVIDHMFFDGLEDAYDKGRLMGTFAEDSAQAYGFSRQEQDDFAIQSLERAQQAMQQGVFSDEIVAVEVAQRKQTVTISEDEQPPKADVSKIRQLRPAFSKDGTVTAANSSSISDGAAALVLMRESEAKQRGLTPMAAIRGHSAYAAEPHLFTTAPVGAINKLMQRTGWSLDQVDLFEINEAFAVVTMIAMRELDLAADKVNIRGGACALGHPIGASGARIIVTLLSALKQQNKRYGVASLCIGGGEATALAVELLN; encoded by the coding sequence ATGCATGATGATCCAGTGGTTATTGTCAGTATGGCCCGTACTCCTATGGGTGGCTTTCAAGGTGAACTAAAAGATAAAACAGCTCCCGAGTTAGGAGCTGCAGCCATTAAGGGCGCAGTCGAGCGGGCGCAACTTGATCCGAATGCGATTGAGGAAGTTATGTTTGGTTGTGTGTTGCCCGCTGGTTTAGGTCAAGCACCCGCACGTCAGGCCGCACTAGGAGCAGGTTTAAATAAACATACGGTGTGTACCACGGTAAATAAAATGTGTGGTTCCGGTATGCAAACCGTCATCATGGCCCATGATGCGTTATTGGCGGGTTCAGTGAAGGTGATTGTCGCAGGTGGAATGGAGAGCATGTCGAATGCGCCATATCTTTTAGACAAAGCACGTGCTGGCTATCGCATGGGGCACGGTAAAGTGATTGATCATATGTTCTTTGATGGTTTGGAAGATGCGTATGATAAAGGCCGCCTAATGGGCACCTTTGCTGAAGACAGTGCCCAAGCCTATGGTTTTTCTCGTCAAGAACAAGATGATTTTGCTATTCAGTCATTAGAACGCGCACAGCAAGCGATGCAGCAGGGTGTGTTTAGTGATGAAATTGTAGCGGTAGAAGTGGCGCAGCGTAAACAAACAGTCACTATCAGCGAAGATGAGCAACCGCCAAAGGCTGATGTCAGCAAGATTCGTCAGTTGCGTCCAGCCTTTAGTAAGGACGGTACCGTCACTGCGGCTAATTCCAGTTCAATTTCTGATGGAGCCGCGGCGTTAGTTTTAATGCGTGAAAGTGAAGCCAAGCAGCGTGGTTTAACGCCTATGGCAGCGATTCGTGGGCACAGCGCTTATGCCGCAGAACCTCATCTTTTTACCACCGCGCCAGTGGGAGCAATTAACAAGCTGATGCAGCGCACAGGCTGGTCGTTGGATCAAGTGGACTTGTTTGAAATCAACGAAGCCTTTGCGGTGGTCACTATGATCGCTATGCGTGAGCTAGATTTGGCGGCAGATAAAGTGAATATACGCGGTGGTGCTTGTGCTTTAGGGCATCCAATAGGTGCATCTGGCGCGCGAATTATTGTCACTTTGTTATCGGCACTGAAGCAACAAAATAAACGTTATGGAGTGGCTTCGTTATGCATTGGTGGTGGTGAAGCTACCGCCCTTGCCGTGGAGTTGCTAAATTAA
- the mmsB gene encoding 3-hydroxyisobutyrate dehydrogenase: MHIGFLGLGNMGGPMAANLIKAGHQLSVFDLSQAAIDSVVALGATAFTSPQALAQAAPEVLITMLPAAAHVKSVYLGDDGLLAQLPKATHLIDCSTIDPHSAREVAKAAQAAGHSMIDAPVSGGTTGAAAGTLTFMVGGSQAEFDFVQPILNAIGKNIVHCGDSGNGQVAKVANNMLLGISMIGVAEAMALGTALGMDAKVLAGIINTSSGRCWSSEINNPYPDVLENAPASRGYSGGFGSDLMLKDLGLATEAARLSKQPVMLGAAAQQLYQAFSLQGHGGLDFSAIIKLYLKE; encoded by the coding sequence ATGCATATTGGATTTTTAGGACTTGGCAACATGGGCGGCCCAATGGCGGCTAACCTAATTAAAGCCGGTCATCAATTATCTGTTTTCGATTTATCCCAAGCCGCGATTGATTCGGTGGTAGCGCTAGGCGCTACAGCCTTTACCTCACCTCAAGCCTTAGCCCAAGCGGCTCCTGAGGTATTGATCACAATGCTACCGGCGGCGGCCCATGTAAAGAGTGTGTACTTAGGTGACGATGGGCTATTGGCTCAACTGCCTAAAGCCACGCACCTAATTGACTGCTCAACCATTGATCCCCACAGCGCCCGTGAGGTAGCCAAAGCTGCGCAAGCGGCTGGTCACTCAATGATTGATGCACCTGTTTCCGGTGGAACTACTGGAGCTGCAGCTGGCACTCTGACTTTTATGGTCGGTGGCAGCCAAGCCGAGTTTGATTTCGTGCAGCCAATTCTAAACGCCATAGGCAAAAACATTGTGCACTGTGGTGACAGTGGTAACGGTCAGGTGGCTAAAGTCGCCAATAATATGCTGCTGGGTATTTCTATGATTGGCGTGGCAGAGGCCATGGCATTAGGAACTGCCCTAGGTATGGATGCTAAGGTTCTGGCTGGCATTATTAATACCTCTAGCGGTCGCTGCTGGAGCTCTGAAATTAACAACCCTTACCCAGACGTCTTAGAGAACGCCCCTGCCAGTCGCGGTTATAGTGGCGGCTTTGGCAGTGATCTCATGCTTAAAGACTTAGGCCTTGCCACTGAAGCCGCACGCTTAAGTAAGCAACCGGTCATGCTAGGTGCTGCAGCACAACAACTGTATCAAGCCTTCAGTTTACAAGGCCACGGTGGGCTCGATTTCTCTGCCATTATCAAGCTATATCTAAAGGAGTAA
- a CDS encoding enoyl-CoA hydratase/isomerase family protein, translated as MSDLNALILAEVRNGVGHLTLNRPQAYNALNLAMVRLLQQQLKAWANDSAVRAVVLRATGEKAFCAGGDIRELYDNHLSDSQLNETFFSEEYALDYFIHTYPKPFIALVDGLVLGGGMGLVQGAKYRLVTEKAKLGMPEVAIGYFPDVGGSYFLSRLPDETGTYMGVTGNSVSAADALALGLADWYLAQEQIAEFDRCLDTMQWGQSANESIRSLLETLASKQLTGSTLQPLRSLIQQHFSFNSLAEIVDSLSKEPNPEHQGWANATLDTLRSRSPMAMAGTLELLRRGRQLSLADCFRLEFHLDCQWFDKGDFMEGVRALIIDKDKNPQWNPSCIEELQQEQTDALFAGFRPSSEE; from the coding sequence GTGAGTGATTTAAACGCATTAATTTTAGCGGAAGTACGTAATGGCGTTGGGCATTTAACTCTCAATCGTCCCCAAGCTTATAACGCACTGAATTTAGCCATGGTGCGTTTATTGCAACAGCAACTCAAGGCTTGGGCCAATGACTCGGCCGTACGCGCGGTAGTGTTACGCGCCACAGGTGAGAAAGCATTTTGCGCCGGCGGGGATATTCGCGAACTCTACGATAATCACTTATCTGACAGCCAACTGAATGAAACTTTTTTCAGTGAGGAATATGCCCTTGATTACTTTATCCACACCTATCCCAAGCCTTTTATTGCCTTGGTCGATGGCCTAGTGCTAGGTGGCGGTATGGGCTTGGTGCAAGGTGCTAAATACCGTTTAGTCACCGAAAAAGCCAAACTGGGTATGCCAGAAGTGGCGATTGGTTATTTTCCAGATGTCGGCGGTAGTTACTTCTTGTCTCGCCTACCCGATGAAACCGGTACTTATATGGGCGTCACCGGTAATAGTGTGTCAGCAGCTGATGCCTTAGCTCTAGGACTGGCTGACTGGTACCTTGCTCAAGAGCAAATCGCTGAATTTGATCGCTGCTTAGACACTATGCAATGGGGGCAATCAGCCAACGAGTCAATTCGTAGCCTGCTAGAGACCCTCGCCTCTAAACAACTCACTGGCTCGACCCTGCAACCTTTGCGCTCTTTGATTCAACAGCACTTCAGCTTTAATAGCTTGGCTGAAATTGTTGATTCACTGAGTAAAGAGCCAAATCCTGAGCACCAAGGCTGGGCCAACGCCACACTTGACACACTAAGATCTCGCTCACCGATGGCCATGGCCGGCACACTTGAATTATTACGTCGCGGTAGACAGCTCAGCTTAGCGGACTGCTTTCGCTTAGAGTTTCACCTTGATTGTCAATGGTTTGATAAAGGTGACTTTATGGAAGGGGTGCGCGCATTAATTATCGATAAAGATAAAAATCCACAGTGGAACCCAAGCTGCATCGAAGAATTACAACAAGAACAAACAGACGCTTTATTTGCCGGCTTTAGACCAAGCTCCGAGGAATAA
- a CDS encoding AraC family transcriptional regulator: MSQAQSSTVSYEFIQQALHTAVKQQRVLEPLLSSCQLPLDILQQDSQQRVPVAVFAKFWRHLSRFLQDEFCGMDQRQMRPGSFAFLCKIAAQQPTVAAGIEVGLQFLALIFADKRAVLRREQNMAVIILREEASTPARTFTYFTFWMYVHGLTCWLANQRIPILSIDSRSARPDNLDDYRLMFSENLRFDCRQSRLLFASDALDSPIRRTEQDLKRFLLQAPNNIMVKYRDPLSLTSQIRQRLLQQTPKHWPDLVQLAEQLCMSVSTLRRRLLDEGQTYQQLKDSVRKSLALQFLAEEAYTFVEIAGALGFADVSSFYKAFRKWTGVQPGHYRNLLLGEGE, translated from the coding sequence ATGAGTCAGGCACAAAGCAGCACCGTAAGTTATGAGTTTATTCAGCAGGCACTGCATACTGCGGTAAAGCAGCAGCGAGTGCTAGAGCCGCTACTGAGCAGTTGCCAGTTACCACTAGATATCCTGCAGCAAGACAGCCAGCAACGGGTGCCGGTGGCTGTATTTGCTAAATTTTGGCGACATCTGAGTCGTTTTCTGCAAGATGAATTTTGCGGCATGGATCAGCGGCAGATGCGTCCTGGTAGTTTTGCATTTTTATGTAAAATCGCCGCGCAGCAACCCACCGTGGCTGCAGGCATTGAAGTCGGCTTACAGTTTTTGGCGCTAATTTTTGCCGATAAGCGCGCAGTACTGCGGCGTGAACAGAATATGGCGGTGATTATTTTACGTGAAGAAGCCAGCACACCCGCTCGCACCTTTACTTATTTTACCTTTTGGATGTATGTGCATGGCTTAACTTGTTGGTTGGCTAATCAGCGGATTCCAATTCTATCGATTGATTCTCGCAGCGCGCGTCCAGATAACTTAGATGATTACCGTTTAATGTTTTCTGAGAACTTACGCTTTGATTGTCGACAATCTCGGCTTTTATTTGCCTCCGATGCCTTGGATAGTCCAATTCGCCGAACCGAGCAGGATCTTAAGCGTTTTTTGCTGCAAGCGCCGAATAACATCATGGTTAAGTACCGTGATCCTTTAAGTTTGACCAGTCAAATACGTCAGCGTTTGCTGCAGCAGACGCCAAAACACTGGCCAGATCTGGTGCAGTTGGCAGAACAACTCTGCATGTCAGTTTCCACATTACGTCGGCGTTTATTAGATGAGGGGCAAACCTATCAGCAGCTCAAAGACAGCGTGCGAAAATCATTAGCGTTGCAGTTTCTAGCAGAAGAGGCTTATACCTTTGTCGAGATTGCTGGTGCTTTAGGCTTTGCTGACGTTAGCTCATTTTATAAGGCCTTTCGCAAGTGGACAGGCGTGCAGCCTGGTCATTACCGCAATTTATTACTGGGTGAGGGGGAGTGA